The Chloroflexota bacterium genome has a window encoding:
- a CDS encoding TdeIII family type II restriction endonuclease, giving the protein MGKLDTIKVMVKASVQAFATGFKGRHEGEVDNPEGTINMKIHNVFIEALGKEIQYYSALARSLDSSLGNMLEGLAINIASLNYEVKHNVEGPLNPTQTSKIAEMLEKYKRHERRPSIADYQCLRDMNKEGVSPITRHDSDYYLIDKETNNHYLIELKIGGDLDNKKARSEKEAVLEQFLV; this is encoded by the coding sequence ATGGGTAAACTAGACACTATCAAAGTTATGGTAAAAGCCTCAGTGCAAGCCTTTGCGACTGGCTTCAAGGGACGACACGAGGGTGAAGTGGATAATCCCGAAGGCACGATAAACATGAAAATACACAATGTGTTTATTGAAGCTCTCGGTAAAGAAATACAATATTATTCCGCTTTAGCTCGTTCTCTTGATAGCTCTCTTGGCAATATGCTTGAAGGTTTAGCTATTAACATCGCTAGTTTAAACTATGAGGTGAAGCACAACGTTGAGGGCCCACTAAACCCAACCCAAACAAGCAAAATTGCTGAAATGCTTGAGAAATACAAGCGACATGAGAGAAGACCTAGCATTGCCGATTATCAATGCTTGCGAGATATGAATAAAGAAGGCGTATCGCCAATAACAAGGCACGATAGCGATTATTACTTGATTGATAAGGAAACCAATAACCACTATCTTATTGAGCTTAAAATTGGTGGGGATTTGGATAACAAGAAGGCTCGGTCTGAAAAAGAGGCTGTCCTAGAGCAGTTTCTGGTCTGA
- a CDS encoding TRAP transporter small permease subunit: MRKIVKAIDRLNDRVGMAVRWLSVLCLGVICVEVFMRYVLNHPTTTLPITAVMTASTMYACSFGYVHLNRRHIRVDVIYTHFPVWAKLVVDVFCALLFLLPLIGLLAYAGWNWMWFAWATNEKNLFSWWYPIMGPVRTTVFIGFVLFALQGIATLYRDIYFLVRNEEL; this comes from the coding sequence ATGAGAAAAATAGTTAAAGCGATAGACCGTCTTAATGATAGGGTGGGCATGGCGGTGAGATGGCTTTCCGTCCTCTGTCTCGGTGTCATCTGCGTTGAGGTGTTCATGCGGTATGTGCTTAACCACCCGACGACAACACTGCCGATAACGGCCGTCATGACCGCGTCCACCATGTATGCCTGTTCCTTTGGCTATGTCCACCTCAACCGCCGCCACATCAGGGTGGATGTTATTTACACCCACTTTCCAGTGTGGGCCAAGCTTGTTGTCGACGTTTTTTGCGCTCTGCTCTTTCTCCTGCCGCTTATCGGTCTGCTTGCCTACGCCGGCTGGAACTGGATGTGGTTTGCCTGGGCAACCAATGAGAAGAACCTGTTTAGCTGGTGGTATCCCATAATGGGTCCGGTAAGAACCACCGTCTTTATTGGTTTTGTTTTGTTTGCCCTCCAGGGTATTGCCACGCTCTACCGTGACATCTATTTTCTGGTGAGGAATGAAGAGCTATGA
- a CDS encoding TRAP transporter large permease subunit yields MINISPELVTIAMLGGILLFVLLGYPLAIVVGGMGIVMGIAMFGPNIALEVIYHRVFELLNNYIIMAAPGFIFMGIMLGYSGITEKMFSAMYLWLAGFRGGLAIVTVLIGTILAACVGIIGASVTALTIIALPAMINRGYNKALACGAVCAGGTLGILIPPSIMLVIYGPMAAISVGKLFFAAFIPGFLLSGLYCSYLAIRCFFQKELAPPVPVEERAVPWGKKTWDLLTSMVPPLVLILSVLGSIFMGIATPTEAASVGALAATLMAVAYRRFNFNILKNTMTETIKVTGMVLLVGATAYAFVGVFMRGGGGDVVKEMILGAPGGKWGCFAIIMFIVFLLGYFIDWLGILFIVVPIITPVGAELGFDKLWFAMMICVNLQTSFLTPPFAYAIFYLRGAADPSLGVTTGDIIRGVWPFIILILIALGLCIIFPQIILWLPGQMITGFK; encoded by the coding sequence ATGATTAATATTAGCCCAGAGTTAGTCACCATAGCCATGCTCGGTGGCATCCTGCTTTTCGTCCTGCTTGGCTACCCCCTGGCCATTGTCGTCGGTGGTATGGGCATCGTCATGGGAATCGCCATGTTCGGGCCAAATATCGCACTGGAAGTCATCTACCACCGTGTTTTCGAGTTGCTGAATAACTATATCATTATGGCGGCGCCGGGTTTTATCTTCATGGGCATCATGCTGGGGTACTCGGGAATAACCGAAAAAATGTTCTCCGCCATGTACCTGTGGCTCGCCGGTTTCCGTGGTGGGCTGGCCATAGTCACCGTACTAATCGGCACCATCCTGGCCGCCTGCGTCGGCATCATCGGCGCCTCGGTCACGGCGCTGACCATTATCGCCCTGCCCGCCATGATAAATCGAGGGTACAATAAAGCCTTGGCCTGCGGTGCGGTATGTGCCGGCGGCACCCTGGGCATCCTGATTCCTCCCAGCATCATGCTGGTAATCTACGGGCCAATGGCGGCAATCTCGGTAGGCAAGCTGTTTTTTGCCGCCTTCATCCCCGGGTTCCTCCTTTCCGGGTTATACTGTAGCTACCTCGCCATACGCTGTTTCTTCCAGAAAGAACTGGCGCCCCCCGTGCCGGTTGAGGAGAGGGCCGTCCCCTGGGGGAAGAAAACCTGGGACCTGCTCACCTCCATGGTGCCACCACTGGTACTTATTCTGTCCGTGCTGGGGAGTATTTTCATGGGTATCGCTACCCCCACCGAGGCTGCCTCCGTCGGTGCCCTTGCCGCCACGCTTATGGCGGTCGCTTACCGTCGTTTTAACTTCAATATCCTTAAAAATACCATGACCGAGACGATAAAAGTCACCGGCATGGTGCTCCTGGTCGGTGCCACCGCTTATGCCTTCGTCGGCGTATTTATGCGCGGCGGCGGCGGCGATGTCGTGAAAGAGATGATTCTGGGCGCTCCCGGTGGCAAGTGGGGCTGCTTTGCCATTATCATGTTCATCGTTTTCCTCCTGGGCTATTTCATTGACTGGCTGGGAATTCTGTTCATTGTCGTTCCCATAATAACGCCGGTTGGCGCGGAGCTCGGTTTCGACAAGCTCTGGTTTGCCATGATGATCTGCGTTAACCTGCAGACGTCTTTCCTGACCCCTCCCTTCGCCTATGCCATATTCTACCTCCGCGGTGCCGCCGACCCATCTCTGGGGGTAACCACGGGTGACATCATCCGTGGGGTATGGCCTTTTATTATTCTCATCTTGATTGCGCTTGGGCTGTGCATCATCTTTCCCCAGATAATCCTCTGGCTTCCAGGGCAGATGATAACCGGCTTCAAGTAG
- a CDS encoding aminotransferase class I/II-fold pyridoxal phosphate-dependent enzyme: protein MPEERVTGMKKRTAERVAKVSDVGFAKFLSLFHSLEGGISLSVGEPDFPTPWHICEASVEAMKKGITTYTPTAGFPELREAVARHLEKLYGIKYDPKTEIVITVGASQAMDLAFRTILDPGDEVIMPDPYYVCYPSCIVLSHGVPVTVPTRPDNDFKLEADRIEAKITPKTKVILFGYPANPTGTELTREEYAEIARVAEKHDLLVISDEIYSRLTYDVEHTCFPTLPGMKERTILLDGFSKAYAMTGWRLGYAAGPAEIMAAISKVHQHTMLSPSSMAQLAALEALKSGEEDVQRMLAEYSRRRKVIVRGLNDIGLKCHEPKGAFYAFPSVQVTGMTSDEFTENLLKEEKVIVMPGSLFGRQGEGYVRCCYATSLSDIEEALRRMARFVERHRAHP from the coding sequence ATGCCTGAGGAACGGGTAACAGGGATGAAAAAAAGGACTGCCGAGCGCGTTGCTAAAGTATCCGACGTCGGCTTTGCCAAATTTTTAAGCCTGTTCCATTCTCTGGAAGGTGGCATTTCACTGAGCGTTGGGGAGCCTGATTTCCCCACACCCTGGCACATCTGTGAGGCCAGCGTTGAAGCCATGAAGAAGGGCATCACCACCTATACCCCCACAGCTGGGTTCCCCGAACTGCGAGAAGCCGTTGCCCGGCATCTGGAAAAACTCTACGGCATAAAATATGACCCGAAGACTGAAATCGTCATTACCGTTGGCGCCAGCCAGGCGATGGACCTTGCTTTCAGAACGATTCTGGACCCGGGCGATGAGGTTATCATGCCCGACCCTTACTACGTGTGCTATCCTTCCTGCATCGTCCTGTCGCACGGTGTGCCTGTTACCGTACCGACCAGACCGGATAATGACTTCAAACTGGAGGCGGACCGGATTGAAGCTAAAATTACGCCAAAGACGAAGGTCATCCTCTTCGGCTATCCGGCCAACCCGACGGGTACCGAACTCACCCGCGAGGAATATGCCGAGATTGCCAGAGTGGCAGAAAAGCACGACCTGCTGGTCATCTCGGATGAAATTTACAGTCGCCTGACCTACGACGTAGAGCACACCTGTTTCCCCACACTGCCCGGAATGAAGGAGCGCACCATTCTCCTGGACGGTTTCTCCAAAGCATACGCCATGACCGGCTGGCGCCTGGGCTATGCCGCCGGGCCGGCGGAAATCATGGCCGCCATCAGCAAGGTGCACCAGCACACCATGCTCAGCCCGTCCAGCATGGCACAGCTGGCCGCCCTGGAAGCCCTGAAAAGCGGCGAAGAAGATGTCCAGCGGATGCTGGCCGAGTATAGCCGTCGTCGCAAGGTAATTGTACGCGGCCTTAATGACATAGGGCTCAAATGCCACGAGCCGAAAGGGGCCTTCTATGCCTTCCCTTCGGTTCAGGTTACCGGTATGACGTCAGATGAGTTCACCGAGAATCTCCTCAAAGAAGAAAAGGTAATCGTCATGCCGGGCAGTCTTTTCGGCCGGCAGGGCGAGGGATACGTGCGCTGCTGCTATGCCACCTCTCTATCCGATATTGAAGAAGCGCTGCGCCGCATGGCCCGCTTCGTCGAGCGCCATCGCGCTCATCCCTGA
- a CDS encoding response regulator: MADEKIKILVVDDEETVRLLFQRVLQAAGYDAVIAADGEEALSVIANGDIGVVLLDIKMPGLSGIDVLGRISTDWPNLCVIMATAVADIETGVEAMKLGAYDYITKPFDQDEALLKIRRAIQKWQERLQDKQHLLQLEQNITEQTRRLQGQFTELVSSLAREHQLLLQLAAKQEAGKKSPLSGLPPELQGPISTVKEFRDALLKILHRS; this comes from the coding sequence ATGGCAGACGAGAAAATAAAGATTCTGGTAGTCGATGACGAGGAAACAGTACGGTTACTGTTTCAGCGAGTATTGCAGGCCGCCGGTTATGATGCGGTCATTGCGGCTGACGGTGAAGAAGCCCTGTCGGTTATTGCCAATGGTGATATTGGTGTGGTGCTGCTGGATATCAAAATGCCCGGACTTTCTGGTATCGACGTGCTGGGCAGAATAAGCACCGATTGGCCGAATCTCTGCGTCATCATGGCAACCGCGGTTGCCGACATTGAGACCGGAGTTGAGGCTATGAAGTTGGGTGCCTACGACTATATCACCAAGCCATTTGACCAAGATGAAGCGCTGCTTAAAATCCGTCGGGCTATTCAGAAATGGCAGGAACGACTTCAGGATAAGCAGCACTTACTCCAGCTCGAGCAAAACATCACCGAACAGACCAGACGATTGCAGGGGCAGTTCACCGAGCTAGTTAGCAGCCTGGCCAGAGAGCACCAGCTACTTCTGCAACTGGCGGCAAAGCAGGAAGCCGGTAAAAAGTCCCCGCTCTCCGGTCTTCCCCCGGAACTGCAGGGGCCGATTTCCACGGTCAAAGAATTCAGAGATGCTCTGCTCAAGATTCTGCACAGATCCTAG
- a CDS encoding response regulator transcription factor, whose amino-acid sequence MKKRILIVDDEVSILKFLRSNLEDRGYAVISASNGEEALNTIEMELPDLIVLDVMMPKMDGFEVCRRLREWSQIPIIMLSARGDEKDKVKCLDLGADDYIVKPFGANELMARVSAVLRRTKTADMSPVRSSIASGDLAINFAKRQITRAGTEVKLTPTEYALLQELAVNSGKVLTHTHLLNKVWGPEYRDEREYLHVFVRRLRSKLEPNPDNPTYILTVSGVGYQFIDTG is encoded by the coding sequence ATGAAGAAACGCATTCTCATCGTCGATGATGAAGTGAGCATCCTGAAATTTCTCCGCTCTAATCTGGAAGATAGAGGTTACGCGGTCATTAGCGCATCCAATGGTGAAGAAGCACTCAACACCATAGAAATGGAACTGCCTGACCTCATTGTTCTGGACGTCATGATGCCCAAAATGGACGGCTTTGAGGTATGCCGCCGGCTGCGTGAATGGTCACAGATTCCCATAATTATGCTCAGCGCCCGGGGCGATGAAAAGGATAAGGTGAAGTGCCTTGACCTCGGAGCCGATGACTATATCGTCAAGCCTTTCGGGGCCAATGAACTCATGGCACGGGTCAGTGCTGTCCTCCGGCGCACCAAAACGGCTGACATGTCTCCCGTTAGGTCTTCCATCGCCAGCGGGGACCTCGCCATCAATTTTGCCAAAAGACAGATAACTCGCGCTGGCACAGAAGTGAAACTGACCCCCACTGAATATGCCCTCCTTCAGGAACTGGCGGTGAATTCAGGTAAAGTACTCACCCATACCCACCTGTTAAACAAGGTCTGGGGCCCTGAATACCGTGATGAAAGGGAATATCTGCATGTCTTTGTCCGCCGGCTGCGTTCCAAACTGGAGCCAAACCCTGACAACCCCACATACATCCTCACCGTTTCCGGCGTTGGCTACCAGTTCATAGATACCGGGTAA
- a CDS encoding response regulator: MKKRACIMAIDDEVEVLRLLKKIFEEEGYDFIGATSGDAAFSLLHNHQPDLIILDIMMPGLDGFQVLELIRRNSDVPVIILTGRGEVTALRDSVEIGADDYVKKPFYRLELVARVRAKLRRAAQSQPAFNRGEETANEKVGK, from the coding sequence ATGAAAAAACGTGCCTGCATAATGGCCATTGACGATGAAGTGGAGGTACTTCGACTGCTCAAGAAGATATTCGAAGAGGAGGGGTATGATTTCATTGGCGCCACCAGTGGCGATGCAGCATTTTCCTTATTACACAATCACCAGCCGGACCTTATTATCCTTGATATTATGATGCCCGGTCTTGATGGTTTCCAGGTGCTGGAACTTATACGCCGGAATTCCGACGTACCCGTAATTATCCTGACGGGCAGGGGTGAGGTGACCGCTTTACGCGATTCCGTGGAAATTGGCGCCGATGATTACGTCAAAAAGCCGTTCTACAGGCTGGAGTTGGTAGCACGTGTACGCGCAAAACTGAGGCGGGCGGCTCAGAGCCAACCGGCCTTCAATCGAGGCGAGGAAACAGCTAATGAGAAAGTGGGTAAATAA
- a CDS encoding HAMP domain-containing protein has protein sequence MTLRKKTLLIIAGTFYGVIILLFFISRTILLESYSDLERQSTHRDVERVLTAYSQVLSSLDTTTADRAAWDDTYAFIAGPGEGYIRSNLTDSTFAELGLNLMLYKDPSGQTVFGKAFDLEDEEEIPLPPSVSAYLAENDFLVTHQDTESSYTGTIVLPEGPMMISSHPILTSEDEGPIRGTLIMGRYLDAARINELAEITLLSITIHKFNDPQAPPDFSAARTSISAASPVFVQPLSEQSIAGYTLIGDISGRPALMLRVDAPRDIYQQGQSAISYLILTIVGVSLAFGLVTLLLLEKQVLSRLSYLSRSVSDIGMGGKLTARVSVPGSDELSRLGATINGMLAALEQSETELRELFEEEKQLRQDLEAEINKRVEFTHTLVHELKTPITPVLASSELLLEEVERGGPIWELAQNISQGAYNLNQRIDELLDLARGEVGMLHLNPESVDSGRLLRSIVDSVKPLARKNRHILNAELPSSLPVIQADKDRLRQVVLNLLNNAFKFTPAGGSITVKAREDKAYLVVEVQDTGSGISEEEQKRLFEPYQQLERERARLSGLGLGLSLSKKLVELHGGQIWVQSEKGKGSIFGFSLPLEISEQPESSAKR, from the coding sequence ATGACACTGCGCAAAAAAACGCTGCTTATCATTGCCGGTACTTTCTACGGCGTCATCATACTGCTCTTCTTTATCTCTCGCACCATCCTGCTGGAAAGCTATTCAGACCTGGAAAGACAGAGTACACATCGGGATGTCGAACGGGTACTGACGGCTTACTCACAGGTACTATCCAGCCTGGATACCACAACCGCGGATCGGGCTGCCTGGGATGACACCTATGCCTTCATCGCTGGCCCCGGCGAAGGGTACATCAGGTCGAACCTCACCGATAGCACGTTTGCTGAACTTGGGCTGAACCTGATGCTGTATAAAGACCCCTCAGGGCAAACCGTTTTCGGCAAAGCATTTGACCTTGAAGATGAAGAGGAAATACCTCTCCCGCCCAGCGTTTCAGCGTATTTGGCTGAAAATGATTTCTTGGTTACCCATCAGGATACGGAAAGCAGTTATACCGGCACCATTGTCCTTCCCGAAGGCCCCATGATGATTAGCTCCCACCCCATCCTCACCAGTGAAGATGAAGGACCCATTCGAGGGACACTGATAATGGGGCGATACCTCGATGCGGCCAGGATTAACGAACTGGCTGAAATCACGCTCCTCTCCATAACCATTCACAAATTCAACGACCCTCAGGCTCCCCCCGACTTCTCAGCCGCCCGGACCTCTATCTCAGCCGCGTCTCCCGTTTTCGTACAGCCTCTCAGTGAACAATCTATCGCTGGCTACACACTTATCGGAGACATCAGTGGGCGCCCTGCTTTGATGCTCAGGGTAGATGCGCCCAGAGATATCTATCAGCAGGGCCAGTCCGCTATCTCATATCTTATTCTGACCATTGTCGGTGTCAGTCTGGCATTTGGCCTGGTGACCCTCCTGCTCCTGGAAAAACAGGTTCTTTCCCGACTGTCTTACCTGAGCAGGAGCGTTAGTGACATCGGCATGGGCGGTAAACTTACCGCGCGGGTGTCAGTGCCCGGCTCTGATGAATTGTCCAGGCTCGGCGCCACCATTAACGGCATGCTGGCCGCCCTGGAACAATCGGAAACGGAGCTGCGGGAATTATTTGAAGAAGAGAAGCAACTTAGGCAGGATTTGGAGGCGGAAATCAATAAAAGAGTGGAGTTCACCCATACCCTCGTACACGAGCTCAAAACACCGATTACCCCGGTGCTGGCCTCCAGCGAGCTGTTGCTTGAAGAAGTCGAGAGGGGCGGACCTATATGGGAGCTGGCGCAGAATATCAGCCAGGGTGCTTACAATTTGAACCAGCGTATCGATGAACTGCTTGACCTGGCTCGCGGTGAAGTGGGGATGCTCCACCTCAATCCTGAATCGGTTGATTCCGGTCGATTGCTCCGCAGCATTGTGGACAGCGTGAAACCACTGGCCCGGAAAAACAGGCATATATTGAATGCCGAGCTGCCCTCTTCACTGCCGGTCATTCAGGCCGATAAAGACCGCCTGCGGCAGGTGGTGCTCAACTTGCTCAATAACGCCTTTAAATTTACGCCTGCTGGAGGCAGTATCACGGTGAAGGCCAGAGAAGATAAAGCTTACCTCGTTGTGGAAGTGCAGGATACCGGCAGCGGCATTAGTGAGGAAGAGCAGAAGAGGCTCTTCGAGCCCTATCAGCAGCTGGAAAGAGAAAGGGCCCGCCTCAGCGGACTGGGGCTGGGATTAAGCCTGTCCAAGAAACTGGTCGAGCTGCACGGAGGCCAGATATGGGTGCAGAGTGAGAAGGGCAAGGGGAGTATTTTTGGCTTTTCCCTGCCACTGGAAATTAGTGAACAGCCGGAAAGCTCGGCAAAAAGATGA
- a CDS encoding amidase, translating into MTKQPYSLTVTEAASAISSGKLTPSQLVNSCLERIDAIEDKIKAWVLVDREGALATARQLDNELARGQSRGALHGIPIGIKDIFYTAGLPTEAGSRSWAGFIPEYDATTVARLKTAGAIVLGKTHTTEFAVMDPAPTHNPWNIEHTPGGSSSGSGAGVATGMCSAALGSQTLGSVLRPAAYNGIVGFKPQHGRISIYGVVPVSPTLDHVGVLARTVKDAALVFQAIAGHDPKDALSLDEPVPDCLSSLEEQSPPRLGLVRPFFYDHADEEMRQHTDEIAARLRQAGATIEEVIPPPSFTTIVDNARIIMAVEAAAYHRDHFAKHKDKYRAGIRQMIENGLATDAAEYERALKVRLQQCSDMEPLLHRVDAMLTPTITGPAPHGLSSTGNPVMQGPWTIMGVPSISLPSGLSQGGLPLAVQLAGPPKAEARLLAIARWCESVLKVDLRPPLD; encoded by the coding sequence ATGACAAAGCAACCGTATTCACTGACCGTTACCGAGGCAGCTTCTGCTATATCTTCCGGCAAGCTGACACCATCGCAACTGGTTAACTCCTGCCTGGAAAGAATTGACGCCATCGAGGATAAGATAAAAGCGTGGGTGCTGGTTGACCGGGAGGGTGCCCTTGCCACGGCACGGCAGCTGGACAATGAGCTGGCACGAGGCCAAAGCCGCGGTGCGCTTCATGGCATTCCGATAGGCATCAAGGACATCTTCTACACCGCTGGTCTGCCAACTGAAGCCGGTTCCAGGTCCTGGGCTGGTTTTATTCCCGAATACGACGCCACCACGGTCGCCCGCCTCAAAACAGCAGGGGCAATTGTACTGGGCAAGACGCATACCACGGAGTTCGCTGTCATGGACCCCGCCCCCACCCACAACCCCTGGAACATCGAGCACACGCCCGGTGGTTCAAGCAGCGGGTCAGGTGCCGGCGTTGCCACCGGAATGTGTTCAGCGGCTCTGGGCAGCCAGACACTCGGCTCAGTACTGCGACCCGCCGCCTATAACGGTATCGTTGGCTTCAAGCCCCAGCATGGCCGGATAAGCATCTACGGCGTAGTGCCGGTGAGTCCGACCCTTGACCACGTGGGCGTACTGGCACGCACGGTGAAAGACGCGGCCCTCGTTTTTCAGGCCATTGCCGGCCACGACCCCAAAGACGCGCTTTCACTTGATGAGCCTGTCCCCGACTGCCTGTCATCTCTGGAAGAGCAGTCACCGCCCCGGCTGGGACTGGTGCGTCCCTTTTTCTATGACCACGCCGACGAAGAAATGCGCCAGCATACTGACGAAATCGCTGCCCGCCTGAGGCAGGCCGGTGCTACCATTGAGGAAGTGATTCCACCCCCCAGCTTTACCACCATCGTTGACAATGCCCGTATTATCATGGCGGTAGAGGCGGCCGCCTACCATCGGGACCACTTTGCCAAACACAAGGACAAATACCGTGCCGGCATACGGCAAATGATTGAGAATGGCCTAGCCACAGATGCTGCGGAGTATGAAAGAGCGCTTAAGGTACGCCTTCAGCAGTGTTCCGATATGGAGCCGCTGCTACACCGGGTAGATGCCATGCTTACGCCGACTATAACTGGTCCGGCGCCCCACGGTCTTTCCTCAACGGGAAATCCGGTGATGCAGGGCCCCTGGACCATAATGGGGGTACCATCCATAAGCCTGCCTTCCGGACTGAGCCAGGGCGGTCTCCCGCTTGCCGTTCAGCTGGCCGGGCCTCCCAAAGCCGAAGCCCGTCTCCTGGCGATAGCGAGGTGGTGCGAGTCCGTCCTGAAGGTAGACCTCCGTCCACCGTTGGATTAA
- a CDS encoding C-terminal binding protein produces MPETRFKVIRVEDKLHLPPVVATIEVETEELARVNADLVEADCKTEDEIIEAAKDADALLIVFARITRRVLSSLPKLKVAVRYGIGYDTIDVDAATDNNVIVVNIPDFCIKEVSDHAMALLLACARLLVSSTEGLKQGRWGEFQTETTETPGLYQQTLGLVGCGNIGRLTAQKAQCFGLKTIGYDPYLDKSVAEKHGITLVGLPELLKESDYVSLHTPLYQETRKLIGEKELKQMKPTAYLINTSRGGVVDEAALIKALREKWIAGAGLDVFEVEPIEPDNPLLKMDDVVLTPHCAANSSTSLKRLKLSVAQEAARVLTGKWPRHWVNKDVKPKVDLVKED; encoded by the coding sequence ATGCCGGAAACGCGATTCAAAGTGATACGAGTGGAGGATAAGCTCCATCTCCCACCGGTAGTGGCAACTATTGAAGTGGAAACCGAGGAGCTCGCCAGGGTCAACGCCGACCTGGTGGAAGCGGACTGCAAGACGGAAGACGAAATAATTGAAGCGGCCAAAGACGCGGATGCGCTGCTGATAGTCTTTGCCCGGATAACGCGCCGGGTTCTGTCATCACTGCCCAAATTGAAAGTGGCAGTGCGCTATGGCATTGGCTACGACACGATTGACGTAGACGCTGCCACCGATAATAACGTAATTGTGGTCAACATCCCTGATTTCTGCATTAAAGAAGTCTCCGACCATGCCATGGCCTTGCTGCTTGCCTGTGCCCGACTTTTGGTATCTTCGACGGAAGGGTTGAAGCAGGGACGCTGGGGTGAGTTCCAGACAGAGACAACCGAAACACCAGGTCTATATCAACAAACGCTGGGGCTGGTTGGCTGCGGGAATATCGGACGCCTGACGGCTCAGAAAGCACAGTGCTTCGGTTTGAAAACAATCGGGTACGACCCCTATCTGGATAAATCGGTCGCAGAGAAGCACGGGATAACTCTGGTCGGTCTTCCCGAACTGTTGAAAGAATCGGATTACGTCTCCCTTCACACACCTCTGTACCAGGAGACCCGTAAGCTGATTGGTGAGAAGGAATTAAAGCAGATGAAGCCAACCGCCTACCTCATCAATACCTCGCGAGGAGGAGTGGTTGATGAGGCGGCGTTGATTAAAGCCCTGCGGGAGAAGTGGATAGCCGGTGCCGGCCTGGATGTCTTTGAGGTGGAACCGATTGAGCCGGACAACCCGCTGCTCAAGATGGACGACGTAGTGCTTACTCCTCACTGCGCGGCGAACTCCAGCACCTCGCTGAAGCGGCTCAAATTAAGCGTGGCGCAGGAAGCAGCCAGAGTACTTACCGGGAAATGGCCGCGCCACTGGGTGAACAAGGACGTCAAGCCCAAGGTCGACCTGGTGAAAGAAGACTAA